In the Sphingomonas sp. LM7 genome, one interval contains:
- a CDS encoding SOS response-associated peptidase family protein encodes MHIDILRFAPRARSHYVLTMKASPFESEAPLGSRRAIIRRNPDDAQEIEMIEAAWGMQLGEDGAKPFKFLRSEGKQFRTQRCLVPASEFHVKNGDRRFRVTLEDGNFFYLAGVWQPPTGDRLTSFAIVTIEANPDVFFYQERQGAVLLRRQNMAWLDLTVPQDELLRALPPRSFAIEEIAPRQPELRQAELAF; translated from the coding sequence TTGCACATCGACATCCTCCGATTTGCGCCGCGCGCTCGTTCGCATTATGTTCTCACCATGAAAGCGAGTCCCTTCGAGTCGGAAGCGCCTCTTGGCAGCCGTCGCGCCATCATCCGGCGAAACCCGGACGATGCGCAAGAGATCGAGATGATCGAGGCGGCGTGGGGGATGCAGCTTGGCGAAGATGGCGCCAAGCCCTTCAAGTTCCTCCGCTCGGAGGGCAAGCAGTTCAGAACCCAGCGTTGCCTGGTCCCGGCGAGCGAGTTCCACGTCAAGAACGGCGACCGGCGGTTCCGCGTCACGCTCGAGGACGGCAACTTCTTCTACCTCGCAGGCGTCTGGCAGCCGCCGACCGGCGATCGGCTGACCAGCTTTGCGATCGTCACTATCGAAGCCAATCCGGACGTTTTCTTCTACCAGGAGCGGCAGGGTGCCGTGCTGCTGCGTCGCCAGAATATGGCGTGGCTCGATCTCACCGTACCGCAAGACGAACTGCTCAGGGCCCTGCCGCCGCGCAGCTTCGCGATCGAGGAGATCGCGCCCCGGCAGCCCGAGCTCCGGCAAGCAGAGCTGGCATTCTGA
- the nth gene encoding endonuclease III, whose product MNKAEIVEFFARLAADNPHPETELEYSNPFTLLVAVVLSAQMTDAGVNKATRKLFAQADTPEKMLALGEDTLREHLRTINFYNTKAKNVLALSRALIEQHGGEVPDDRDALEALPGVGRKTANVVLNSAFGHETFAVDTHIFRVGNRTGLARGKTPLEVELKLEKRVPQPFRLHAHHWLILHGRYTCKARTPECWRCVVADLCAYKPKTPAPSERKSAAR is encoded by the coding sequence TTGAACAAGGCGGAGATCGTCGAGTTCTTCGCGCGGCTTGCGGCGGACAATCCGCACCCCGAGACCGAGCTCGAATACAGCAATCCGTTCACGTTGCTCGTCGCCGTCGTACTCTCCGCGCAGATGACCGATGCCGGGGTCAACAAGGCGACGCGGAAACTGTTCGCGCAAGCCGACACGCCGGAAAAGATGCTCGCGCTCGGCGAGGACACGCTGCGCGAACATCTGCGCACGATCAACTTCTACAACACGAAGGCGAAGAACGTCCTCGCGCTGAGCCGCGCGCTGATCGAGCAGCATGGCGGCGAGGTGCCCGACGACCGCGACGCGCTGGAAGCGCTGCCCGGCGTCGGCCGCAAGACGGCGAACGTCGTGCTCAACAGCGCATTCGGGCACGAGACCTTCGCCGTCGACACGCATATCTTTCGCGTCGGCAACCGCACCGGGCTGGCGCGCGGCAAGACGCCGCTGGAAGTCGAACTCAAGCTGGAAAAGCGCGTGCCCCAGCCCTTTCGTCTCCACGCGCACCATTGGCTGATCCTCCACGGCCGCTACACCTGCAAGGCGCGCACGCCCGAATGCTGGCGCTGCGTCGTCGCCGATCTCTGCGCCTACAAACCCAAGACCCCGGCCCCGTCTGAACGAAAGTCTGCCGCGCGCTGA
- the dapB gene encoding 4-hydroxy-tetrahydrodipicolinate reductase, whose amino-acid sequence MTSIGIFGSMGRMGQAIAALAPSLGAQLAGGSDVGDNPADLARKADVLVDFSAPAALEAHLGAARAAWTPIVIGTTGIGAHHHELIDAAATEIPVLQTGNTSMGIGLLARLVREAAARLGPDWDIEIVEMHHRNKADAPSGTALMLGNAAAHGIGTTLAEAGVSDRAGLTGPRAGGTIGMASLRGGSVVGDHSVVFATAGERIELTHRADDRAIFARGAVQAALWLKTQQPGRYTMDQVLGI is encoded by the coding sequence ATGACCAGCATCGGAATCTTCGGAAGCATGGGCCGCATGGGGCAGGCGATCGCCGCGCTCGCCCCGAGCCTCGGCGCGCAACTGGCGGGCGGTTCGGATGTTGGCGACAATCCCGCCGACCTTGCCCGCAAGGCCGATGTGCTGGTCGATTTCTCGGCACCCGCTGCGCTGGAGGCACATCTCGGCGCCGCCCGCGCCGCGTGGACGCCGATCGTGATCGGCACCACCGGCATCGGCGCGCACCATCACGAACTGATCGACGCCGCCGCTACCGAGATCCCGGTGCTCCAGACCGGCAATACCTCGATGGGCATCGGCCTGCTCGCACGGCTGGTGCGCGAGGCGGCGGCGCGGCTGGGCCCCGATTGGGATATCGAGATCGTCGAGATGCACCATCGCAACAAGGCCGATGCCCCGTCGGGCACTGCGCTGATGCTCGGCAACGCTGCCGCGCACGGCATCGGCACGACGCTCGCCGAAGCCGGCGTGAGCGACCGCGCCGGGCTCACCGGCCCGCGCGCGGGCGGCACGATCGGCATGGCGAGCCTGCGCGGCGGATCGGTGGTCGGCGATCACAGCGTGGTCTTCGCCACTGCGGGCGAGCGGATCGAGCTCACCCACCGCGCCGACGACCGCGCGATCTTCGCGCGCGGCGCGGTCCAGGCGGCGCTGTGGCTCAAGACCCAGCAGCCCGGCCGATACACGATGGACCAGGTGCTCGGCATTTGA
- a CDS encoding NAD-dependent deacylase, producing the protein MTDIRNIVILTGAGVSAESGVATFRGPGGLWEGHRVEDVCTPQALAHDPELVHRFYDARRAQLAGVAPNAAHRALARLDAEWPGELLLVTQNVDDLHERAGSQRLLHMHGELKSALCAACGVRTGWEDLLPPETECPNCGTPALRPDIVFFGEMPYQMERIEAALAAADLFVSIGTSGAVYPAAGFVQTARHHGAATLELNLDPSEGSLWFGESRMGPAGVLVPAWVEELLLAG; encoded by the coding sequence ATGACCGACATTCGCAACATCGTGATCCTCACCGGCGCCGGCGTGTCCGCAGAAAGCGGCGTCGCGACCTTCCGCGGCCCGGGCGGATTGTGGGAGGGGCACCGCGTCGAGGATGTCTGCACGCCGCAGGCGCTGGCGCACGATCCCGAGCTGGTCCATCGCTTCTACGACGCGCGGCGTGCCCAGCTCGCCGGCGTCGCGCCCAATGCCGCGCACCGCGCGCTGGCGCGGCTCGACGCGGAATGGCCGGGCGAGCTCTTGCTGGTCACCCAGAATGTCGACGATCTGCACGAGCGCGCCGGATCGCAGCGGCTGCTCCACATGCATGGCGAGCTCAAGTCGGCGCTGTGCGCGGCGTGCGGGGTGCGCACCGGCTGGGAAGATTTGCTGCCGCCCGAGACCGAATGCCCCAATTGCGGTACGCCCGCGCTGCGCCCCGACATCGTGTTCTTCGGCGAAATGCCGTACCAGATGGAGCGGATCGAGGCGGCGCTTGCCGCAGCCGATCTGTTCGTCTCGATCGGCACGTCGGGCGCGGTCTATCCCGCCGCGGGTTTCGTCCAGACCGCGCGCCACCACGGCGCGGCGACGCTCGAGCTCAACCTCGATCCGTCCGAAGGCAGCCTGTGGTTCGGCGAGAGCCGGATGGGGCCGGCGGGGGTTTTGGTGCCCGCGTGGGTCGAGGAACTTTTACTCGCGGGATAG
- the era gene encoding GTPase Era, protein MTDSPTQHCGVIAVVGAPNAGKSTLVNQLVGQKVAIVSPKAQTTRARLMGIAIEGDTQLILVDTPGIFTPERRLDRAMVAAAWEGTDGADLIALVVDGKGGTGSKVQQVIESLKGRPERKILILNKVDIADKPRLLGHAAKLNELLPFDETYFVSAQTGDGVPELKAALARAMPASDWHFPEDQVSDATERMIAAEVTREQLYLQLHAELPYASAVETEKYSERPDGSVEIHQQILVARETQRAIVLGKGGTRIKEIGARARAELSRITGVPVHLYLHVKVNPKWEEDRSLYREIGLDWVD, encoded by the coding sequence ATGACCGATTCCCCCACCCAGCATTGCGGCGTTATTGCCGTCGTCGGCGCCCCCAATGCGGGCAAGTCCACCCTCGTCAACCAGCTCGTCGGCCAGAAGGTCGCGATCGTCAGCCCCAAGGCGCAGACCACCCGCGCCCGGCTGATGGGCATCGCAATCGAGGGCGACACGCAGCTTATCCTCGTCGATACGCCGGGCATCTTCACGCCTGAGCGCCGGCTCGATCGTGCGATGGTCGCCGCGGCATGGGAAGGCACCGACGGCGCCGACCTGATCGCGCTGGTGGTCGACGGCAAGGGCGGGACCGGTTCCAAGGTCCAGCAGGTCATCGAGAGCCTGAAGGGCCGGCCCGAACGGAAGATCCTGATCCTCAACAAGGTCGATATCGCCGACAAGCCCCGCCTGCTCGGGCACGCGGCCAAGCTCAACGAGTTGCTGCCGTTCGACGAGACCTATTTCGTCAGCGCGCAGACCGGCGACGGCGTCCCCGAGCTCAAGGCTGCGCTCGCCAGGGCAATGCCGGCCAGCGACTGGCATTTCCCCGAGGACCAGGTGTCCGACGCGACCGAGCGGATGATCGCCGCCGAAGTGACGCGCGAGCAGCTCTATCTCCAGCTCCACGCCGAGCTGCCCTATGCCAGCGCGGTCGAGACCGAGAAATATTCGGAGCGACCCGACGGATCGGTCGAGATCCACCAGCAGATCCTCGTCGCGCGCGAGACCCAGCGCGCGATCGTGCTCGGCAAGGGGGGCACGCGGATCAAGGAGATCGGCGCCCGCGCCCGCGCCGAACTATCGCGGATCACCGGCGTGCCGGTGCATCTGTACCTGCACGTCAAGGTCAACCCGAAATGGGAAGAGGACCGCTCGCTCTACCGCGAGATCGGGCTCGACTGGGTGGACTAG
- the rnc gene encoding ribonuclease III: protein MGGWIAETFGRKPVNLAAYQRALTHGSQAAANYERLEFLGDRILGLVVAEWLFERFEDEPEGALSRRLNALVTGPVCAEVAREVGVVPYLRLGKQAREDGAADSDNVLGDVIEALIGAVYLEFGLEPARAFIRKAWGSRIDLQGQAPKHPKSALQEWAAANNRRPPEYEIVDRSGPNHSPRFKVKVSIGKLPDATGEGTSKQEAETAAAAALLEKLGSK, encoded by the coding sequence CTGGGGGGATGGATCGCTGAGACCTTTGGCCGCAAGCCCGTCAACCTTGCCGCCTATCAGCGCGCGCTGACGCATGGCAGCCAGGCCGCGGCCAATTACGAGCGGCTCGAATTCCTTGGCGATCGCATCCTAGGCCTGGTCGTCGCCGAATGGCTGTTCGAACGATTCGAGGACGAGCCCGAAGGCGCGCTGTCGCGGCGTCTCAATGCGCTGGTGACCGGCCCGGTCTGCGCCGAAGTCGCGCGCGAAGTGGGCGTCGTGCCGTATCTCCGCCTCGGCAAGCAGGCCCGTGAGGACGGCGCGGCCGACAGCGACAATGTGCTGGGCGATGTGATCGAGGCGCTGATCGGCGCCGTGTATCTCGAATTCGGGCTCGAGCCGGCGCGCGCCTTCATCCGCAAGGCCTGGGGCTCGCGGATCGACCTGCAGGGCCAGGCGCCCAAGCATCCCAAGTCCGCGCTCCAGGAATGGGCAGCCGCGAACAATCGCCGCCCGCCGGAATATGAGATCGTCGACCGCTCGGGGCCGAATCACTCGCCGCGCTTCAAGGTGAAGGTGAGCATCGGCAAGCTTCCTGACGCCACCGGCGAGGGGACGAGCAAGCAGGAGGCAGAGACCGCGGCGGCGGCGGCGCTGCTGGAGAAGCTGGGCTCGAAATAG
- the lepB gene encoding signal peptidase I produces the protein MEKAPSAEPEKPAADAPKPYSVGTAAAEKPKSEWRDLGSFLLKLALIVFIVRSFVFSPFSIPSESMLPRLLIGDYLFITKWNYGYSKHSLPWSLPLIPGRIFGGTPERGDVVVFKAPPGNDTDWIKRVIGLPGDTVQMVNGQLILNGKAVPKDRIAQFVLPISPNFQRCQPQFQNVDADGNAVCSIPRFRETLPNGKTYEVLDQGTLPKDNTGIYNVPAGHVFLMGDNRDNSTDSRFSHADGGIEFVPLENLEGKAVVSFWSTDGSASWILPWTWFTAARWNRLGEGF, from the coding sequence ATGGAAAAAGCGCCCTCCGCCGAGCCCGAAAAGCCCGCAGCCGATGCTCCCAAGCCCTATTCGGTGGGCACCGCGGCAGCGGAAAAGCCCAAGTCCGAATGGCGCGACCTGGGATCGTTCCTGCTCAAGCTCGCGCTGATCGTCTTCATCGTTCGCAGCTTCGTGTTCTCGCCCTTCTCGATCCCCAGCGAGTCGATGCTGCCGCGGCTGCTGATCGGCGACTATCTGTTCATCACCAAGTGGAACTACGGCTATTCGAAGCATTCGCTGCCGTGGAGCCTGCCGCTGATCCCGGGCCGCATCTTCGGCGGCACGCCCGAGCGCGGCGACGTGGTGGTGTTCAAGGCGCCGCCGGGCAACGATACCGACTGGATCAAGCGCGTCATCGGCCTGCCGGGCGATACCGTGCAAATGGTCAACGGCCAGCTGATCCTCAACGGCAAGGCCGTGCCCAAGGATCGCATCGCCCAGTTCGTGCTGCCGATCTCGCCCAATTTCCAGCGCTGCCAGCCGCAGTTCCAGAATGTCGATGCCGACGGCAATGCAGTGTGCAGCATCCCCCGCTTCCGCGAGACGCTGCCCAACGGCAAAACCTATGAAGTGCTCGACCAGGGCACGCTGCCCAAGGACAATACCGGCATCTACAATGTGCCCGCCGGCCATGTCTTCCTGATGGGCGACAATCGCGACAATTCGACCGACAGCCGCTTCAGCCACGCCGATGGGGGCATCGAGTTCGTGCCGCTGGAGAATCTGGAGGGCAAGGCCGTGGTGAGCTTCTGGTCGACCGACGGCAGCGCCAGCTGGATCCTCCCCTGGACCTGGTTCACCGCCGCGCGCTGGAACCGTCTTGGAGAAGGCTTCTGA
- the pgi gene encoding glucose-6-phosphate isomerase, with product MALPDWSTIRALKSAPLQQLFDADPGRVAALSADVAGIHFDWSKTHLTAEAVQAFTALAESMGLAAKRDALFAGQAINVTEGRAVEHTAERGEGSPESVARARGYHARMRALIDAIEAEALGPVRHVLHIGIGGSALGPDLLIDALGRDADRYDVAVVSNVDGAALDEALDRFDPQTTLIAVASKTFTTTETLLNADSALGWLEGNGVADAYGRVIALTAAPEKAIEWGVDETRVLPFAESVGGRYSLWSSIGFPAALALGWEAFEEMLEGAAEMDRHFRLTPLAQNAPALAAFADLYYTQARGCETRATFAYDERLRLLPSYLQQLEMESNGKRVTAEGEPVDWPTAPITWGGVGTDAQHAVFQLLHQGTRLLPVEFVGVIEPGDGQADAHHNQLLLNMFAQGAALMAGKAHDDLARAYPGDRPSSTLLLDTLDPRTLGALLAFYEQRTFVNAVLLGINPFDQFGVELGKEMAKAAAGGASDFDPSTTDLIARAFR from the coding sequence ATGGCATTGCCCGACTGGTCGACGATCCGTGCATTGAAGTCCGCCCCGCTCCAGCAGCTCTTCGATGCCGATCCGGGCCGGGTCGCGGCGCTTTCGGCCGATGTCGCGGGGATTCATTTCGACTGGTCGAAGACGCATCTGACTGCCGAGGCAGTGCAGGCGTTCACGGCGCTGGCCGAGTCGATGGGGCTCGCCGCCAAGCGCGATGCGCTGTTCGCGGGCCAGGCGATCAACGTCACCGAGGGCCGCGCCGTCGAACACACCGCCGAACGCGGCGAGGGTTCGCCCGAGAGCGTGGCGCGGGCGCGCGGCTATCACGCACGGATGCGCGCGCTGATCGACGCTATCGAGGCCGAGGCACTGGGGCCGGTGCGGCATGTCCTCCATATCGGCATCGGCGGATCGGCGCTGGGGCCGGACCTGCTGATCGACGCGTTGGGCCGCGATGCGGATCGCTATGACGTTGCCGTGGTCTCGAACGTCGATGGCGCGGCGCTGGACGAAGCGCTGGACCGCTTCGATCCCCAGACGACGCTGATCGCCGTCGCGTCGAAGACCTTCACCACCACAGAGACATTGCTCAACGCCGACAGCGCGCTCGGATGGCTCGAAGGAAACGGCGTCGCCGACGCTTATGGCCGCGTGATCGCGCTCACCGCCGCGCCCGAAAAGGCAATCGAATGGGGCGTCGACGAAACCCGCGTGCTGCCCTTTGCCGAAAGCGTCGGCGGGCGGTATTCGCTGTGGTCGTCGATCGGCTTCCCGGCGGCACTGGCGCTCGGCTGGGAAGCGTTCGAGGAGATGCTGGAAGGCGCGGCCGAAATGGACCGGCATTTCCGCCTGACGCCGCTCGCGCAGAACGCACCGGCGCTCGCGGCATTTGCCGACCTCTATTACACCCAGGCGCGCGGCTGCGAGACGCGGGCGACCTTCGCCTATGACGAGCGGCTGCGGCTGCTGCCGAGCTATCTCCAGCAACTCGAAATGGAATCGAACGGCAAGCGCGTCACTGCCGAGGGCGAGCCCGTAGACTGGCCGACCGCGCCGATCACCTGGGGCGGCGTCGGCACCGACGCGCAGCATGCGGTGTTCCAGCTGCTCCACCAGGGCACGCGGCTGCTCCCGGTCGAGTTCGTCGGCGTGATCGAGCCGGGCGACGGCCAGGCCGATGCGCATCACAACCAGCTGCTGCTCAACATGTTCGCGCAAGGCGCCGCGCTGATGGCGGGCAAGGCGCATGACGATCTGGCGCGTGCCTATCCCGGCGACCGGCCATCCTCGACCCTGCTGCTCGACACGCTCGACCCGCGCACCCTGGGCGCGCTGCTGGCATTCTACGAGCAGCGCACCTTCGTGAATGCGGTGCTGCTCGGGATCAATCCGTTCGACCAGTTCGGCGTCGAGCTCGGCAAGGAAATGGCGAAGGCGGCAGCGGGCGGCGCAAGCGATTTCGATCCGTCGACCACCGATCTGATCGCCCGCGCCTTTCGCTGA
- a CDS encoding NmrA family NAD(P)-binding protein, with protein sequence MHIILGGTGHVGSAVASTLLAAGEPVTIISHDPVKGAAWKAKGAKIAMADVHDVDALRFVFQSGRRAFLLNPPAAPRTDTDAEERSTIATILAALDGSGLEKLVVESTYGAQPGERCGDLTTLWELERGVAAQPIPHAINRGAYYYTNWAANLEEARDEGVLRTMFDADFALPMVAPEDLGAHAAALMTDDRTGIFFVEGPRHYTPQDVANAFAAALGRTVRVETTPRDQWTPAFKAIGFSSPAAESYARMTAATVDDLATPDAPVRGRVRLEDYIAGLVEQAAQTA encoded by the coding sequence ATGCACATCATCCTCGGCGGCACCGGCCATGTCGGTTCGGCAGTCGCGAGCACGCTGCTCGCCGCGGGCGAGCCGGTCACGATCATCAGCCACGATCCCGTAAAGGGCGCGGCGTGGAAGGCGAAAGGCGCGAAGATCGCAATGGCCGATGTCCATGACGTCGATGCGCTGCGCTTCGTATTCCAGAGCGGGCGCCGCGCCTTTCTGCTCAATCCGCCCGCGGCGCCGCGCACCGACACCGATGCGGAGGAAAGAAGCACGATCGCCACGATCCTTGCCGCGCTCGATGGCTCGGGACTGGAGAAGCTGGTCGTCGAATCGACCTATGGCGCGCAGCCCGGCGAACGCTGCGGCGACCTGACCACCTTATGGGAGCTGGAGCGCGGCGTCGCCGCCCAGCCAATCCCGCATGCGATCAATCGCGGCGCCTATTATTACACCAACTGGGCCGCGAACCTGGAAGAAGCGCGCGACGAGGGCGTGTTGCGGACGATGTTCGACGCCGATTTCGCGCTGCCGATGGTCGCGCCCGAGGATCTCGGCGCGCACGCCGCCGCGCTGATGACCGACGACCGCACCGGCATCTTCTTCGTCGAAGGCCCGCGGCACTACACCCCGCAGGACGTGGCCAATGCCTTCGCCGCGGCGCTGGGCCGCACGGTGCGCGTGGAAACCACGCCGCGCGACCAATGGACGCCCGCGTTCAAGGCGATCGGCTTTTCGAGCCCCGCCGCCGAAAGCTATGCGCGGATGACTGCAGCGACCGTGGATGACCTGGCCACGCCCGACGCGCCGGTGCGCGGACGGGTGCGGCTGGAAGACTATATCGCCGGGCTGGTCGAGCAGGCGGCACAAACCGCCTGA
- the gorA gene encoding glutathione-disulfide reductase — MADYDYDLFVIGAGSGGVRASRVSSAYGAKVAVAEEYRVGGTCVIRGCVPKKLLVYGAHFAEDLKDAKRFGWQVPECDFDWATLRDNVLGDVDRLNGMYTQGLENAGAEIILERATVTGPHEVTLASGRKITSKYILIATGAHPHVPEFPGSEHGITSNEVFHLDSLPKRILIAGGGYIANEFAGIFNEFGSHVTVVNRTDVILRGYDHSVRDRLLQISLTKGIDFRFHAEFEKIEKLENGCLKVFLTGQEPMEVDVVLFATGRVPNSTGLGLEDVGVELDSKGAVKVDAQNRSNVDSIYAVGDVTNRIQLTPIAIREGQAFADTVFGNNPRTVDYSCVPSAVFSHPPIASVGMTEGEARNKLGSVKVYTSDFRAMKNVLANRNERALYKMVCDGMTGRVVGIHMIGPDAPEILQAAAVAVKAGLTKEAFDDTVALHPSMAEELVLLK, encoded by the coding sequence ATGGCGGACTATGATTACGACCTCTTCGTCATCGGCGCGGGGTCGGGCGGCGTGCGCGCCTCGCGGGTCTCGTCGGCCTATGGTGCCAAGGTCGCGGTGGCGGAGGAATATCGCGTCGGCGGCACCTGCGTGATCCGCGGCTGCGTGCCCAAGAAGCTGCTCGTCTACGGCGCGCATTTCGCCGAGGACCTCAAGGATGCCAAGCGCTTCGGCTGGCAGGTGCCCGAATGCGATTTCGACTGGGCGACGTTGCGCGACAACGTGCTGGGCGATGTCGATCGGTTGAACGGCATGTACACGCAGGGGCTGGAGAATGCCGGCGCCGAGATCATCCTCGAGCGGGCGACGGTCACCGGCCCGCACGAAGTGACGCTGGCGAGCGGCCGGAAGATCACCTCCAAATATATCCTGATCGCCACCGGCGCGCACCCGCATGTCCCCGAATTCCCGGGCAGCGAGCACGGCATCACCTCGAACGAAGTGTTCCACCTCGATTCGCTGCCCAAGCGCATCCTGATCGCCGGCGGCGGCTATATCGCCAATGAGTTCGCCGGGATCTTCAACGAATTCGGCAGCCATGTGACGGTGGTCAACCGTACCGACGTGATCCTGCGCGGGTACGACCATTCGGTCCGCGACCGGCTGCTCCAGATCTCGCTGACCAAGGGCATCGACTTCCGCTTCCATGCCGAGTTCGAGAAGATCGAGAAGCTGGAGAATGGCTGCCTCAAGGTCTTCCTCACGGGGCAGGAGCCGATGGAAGTCGATGTTGTCCTGTTCGCCACTGGCCGCGTGCCCAATTCGACCGGCCTGGGGCTGGAGGATGTCGGCGTCGAGCTCGACTCGAAGGGTGCCGTCAAGGTCGATGCGCAGAATCGCTCGAACGTCGACAGCATCTACGCGGTCGGCGACGTGACCAACCGCATCCAGCTCACGCCGATCGCGATCCGCGAGGGGCAGGCGTTCGCCGACACGGTGTTCGGCAACAATCCCCGCACGGTCGATTACAGCTGCGTGCCCAGCGCCGTGTTCAGCCATCCGCCGATCGCCAGCGTGGGGATGACCGAGGGCGAAGCGCGCAACAAGCTCGGCTCGGTCAAGGTCTACACCTCCGATTTCCGCGCGATGAAGAACGTCCTCGCCAACCGCAACGAGCGCGCGCTTTACAAGATGGTGTGCGACGGGATGACCGGCCGGGTGGTCGGCATCCACATGATCGGCCCGGACGCGCCGGAAATCCTCCAGGCAGCCGCAGTGGCAGTGAAGGCCGGCCTCACCAAGGAGGCGTTCGACGACACCGTCGCGCTGCATCCCAGCATGGCCGAGGAACTGGTGCTGCTGAAATAG
- a CDS encoding dicarboxylate/amino acid:cation symporter: MSQPTRILLALIAGLIVGALFAAYAPQTGLAVADWAQPVGHAWLNGLQMTIVPLVVALLITGVTATAEAARAGRLAARAIAFYVVVLFLSAAAAAVLTPLFLEIWPLPQESAASLRAALVGAEKIGPVPPLGEFFAAIIPANIIKAAAENAFLSLIIFSLVFAFAITRVGEEQRKLLVGFFAAVRDVMLVVIDWVLWVGPIGVFALALVVGAKAGTGAFGALIHYILIVAGVGFVVALFAYPVAVFGGRVRFARYVRAALPSQAVAISTQSSLATLPVMIEGASDLEVPVAVSGVTLPLAVAIFRATGPAMNFAVAIYVATWFDVPLTPATLAVGTIVAALTSLGSVSLPGTVSYVSAIAPVAATIGAPVAPLGLLVAVETLPDIMRTVGNVTWDLAATTWLSRRADKVPLDEADAILRHDH, from the coding sequence ATGTCGCAACCTACCCGTATCCTTCTTGCCCTCATTGCCGGGTTGATCGTCGGCGCGCTGTTCGCAGCCTATGCGCCGCAGACCGGATTGGCTGTCGCCGACTGGGCACAGCCGGTGGGCCACGCATGGCTCAACGGCTTGCAGATGACGATCGTGCCGCTGGTCGTCGCGCTGCTGATCACCGGAGTCACCGCCACGGCCGAGGCGGCACGCGCCGGGCGGCTCGCCGCAAGAGCGATCGCATTCTACGTGGTCGTCCTGTTCCTGTCGGCAGCAGCGGCCGCGGTGCTGACTCCGCTCTTCCTCGAGATCTGGCCGCTGCCGCAGGAATCGGCGGCAAGCCTGCGCGCGGCGCTGGTGGGCGCCGAGAAGATCGGGCCCGTGCCGCCGCTGGGCGAATTCTTCGCGGCGATCATCCCCGCCAATATCATCAAGGCCGCGGCCGAGAACGCCTTCCTGTCGCTCATCATCTTCTCGCTGGTCTTCGCCTTCGCGATCACCCGCGTCGGCGAGGAGCAGCGCAAACTGCTCGTCGGCTTCTTCGCGGCGGTGCGCGACGTGATGCTGGTCGTGATCGACTGGGTGCTCTGGGTCGGCCCGATCGGCGTGTTCGCGCTGGCGCTGGTGGTCGGCGCCAAGGCGGGGACCGGCGCATTCGGCGCACTGATCCATTATATCCTCATCGTCGCAGGCGTCGGCTTCGTCGTCGCGCTCTTCGCCTATCCGGTGGCGGTGTTCGGCGGCCGCGTGCGCTTTGCCCGCTATGTCCGCGCCGCACTGCCCAGCCAGGCCGTGGCGATCAGCACCCAGTCCTCCCTGGCCACCCTGCCGGTGATGATCGAAGGCGCGAGCGACCTCGAAGTGCCGGTCGCCGTTTCGGGCGTGACGCTGCCGCTGGCGGTCGCGATCTTCCGGGCGACGGGTCCGGCGATGAACTTCGCCGTCGCGATCTATGTCGCAACCTGGTTCGACGTGCCGCTCACCCCCGCGACGCTGGCGGTCGGCACGATCGTCGCCGCGCTCACCTCGCTGGGCTCGGTAAGCCTGCCCGGCACAGTCAGCTATGTCAGCGCGATCGCACCGGTGGCCGCAACGATCGGCGCGCCGGTAGCACCCCTGGGCCTGCTCGTGGCGGTCGAGACCCTGCCCGACATCATGCGCACCGTCGGCAACGTCACCTGGGATCTCGCCGCCACGACCTGGCTATCGCGCCGCGCCGACAAGGTGCCGCTGGACGAAGCCGACGCCATACTCAGGCACGACCACTAG